Proteins encoded within one genomic window of Anopheles gambiae chromosome 3, idAnoGambNW_F1_1, whole genome shotgun sequence:
- the LOC1280196 gene encoding cytochrome P450 4C1 — protein MLTGETVLLVQIALVVIALVPLAKWIKKRLNLHDVINKIPGPKAYPIIGTMYTFVGKKSEEIFYIIDKRTRDYPEIHRIWNGFVPEVRINKAEYVEKLLSSSRNIEKSMTYKFTRDWLGQGLLTSKDDRWFQHRRLITPTFHFNILDGFCEVFAEHGALLVEKLAAARAATSASQPINVYPFMTKAALDIICETAMGVKVNAQTSGMDNPYVAAVYDLSSLIQYRLLRPWLHTDFVWNRTAEGKRYHEVLAIVHGYAHKVIRERREERKQLRTQGKDGMAQDGERKRRLAFLDMLLESNEQNNLLTDNDVREEVDTFMFEGHDTTTAGMCWALFLLALHPDIQHQVHQEIDSIFGGSDRAPTMRDLNEMKLLERCLKETLRLYPSVSFFGRTLSEDIQFGHYHVPAGTVVGVHAYHVHRDERFFPDAEKFDPDRFLPERTENRHPYAYIPFSAGPRNCIGQKFALLEEKSVVSSILRRFTVRSAKTRKEQLIQHELITRPKDGILLYFEPRS, from the exons ATGTTGACGGGCGAAACGGTACTGCTCGTCCAGATCGCTCTGGTGGTGATCGCTCTGGTACCGCTTGCAAAATGGATCAAGAAGCGGCTCAACCTGCACGATGTGATCAACAAAATTCCCGGCCCCaaggcgtacccgatcatcgGAACGATGTACACCTTCGTTGGGAAGAAGTCGGAAG AAATCTTCTACATCATTGACAAACGCACCCGTGACTACCCGGAGATTCATCGCATTTGGAACGGGTTCGTGCCGGAGGTGCGCATCAACAAGGCGGAGTACGTGGAGAAGCTGCTCTCCTCCAGCCGGAACATTGAAAAGTCGATGACGTACAAATTCACCCGGGACTGGCTCGGTCAGGGTTTGTTAACGTCAAAAG ATGATCGATGGTTTCAGCACCGGCGGCTCATAACGCCCACCTTTCACTTCAACATCCTGGACGGCTTCTGCGAGGTGTTTGCCGAGCATGGGGCACTGCTGGTGGAGAAGCTGGCGGCAGCCCGAGCCGCCACCAGTGCCAGCCAGCCGATCAACGTGTACCCGTTCATGACGAAGGCAGCGCTGGATATCATCTGCG AGACGGCCATGGGTGTAAAGGTGAACGCACAGACCAGTGGCATGGATAATCCGTACGTTGCGGCGGTGTAcga CTTGAGCAGTCTGATACAGTACCGTCTGCTGCGGCCCTGGCTTCATACGGACTTTGTCTGGAACAGGACGGCGGAGGGTAAGCGGTACCACGAGGTGCTGGCAATCGTGCACGGATACGCTCACAAG GTGATACGGGAGCGCCGGGAAGAGCGCAAGCAGCTCCGCACgcagggaaaggatggaatgGCGCAGGACGGTGAGCGCAAGCGACGACTCGCCTTTCTCGACATGCTGCTGGAGAGCAACGAGCAGAACAATCTGCTGACCGACAACGACGTACGGGAGGAGGTGGACACGTTTATGTTTGAG GGACACGATACGACCACCGCCGGCATGTGCTGGGCACTGTTTCTGCTCGCACTGCATCCGGACATTCAGCATCAAGTTCACCAGGAAATTGATTCGATCTTTGGCGGTTCGGACCGTGCCCCGACGATGCGGGACCTGAACGAGATGAAGCTGCTCGAGCGCTGCCTGAAGGAAACGCTGCGCCTCTACCCGTCCGTGTCGTTCTTTGGCCGCACGCTAAGCGAAGACATACAGTTCGGGCACTATCACGTCCCGGCCGGCACGGTCGTCGGTGTGCATGCGTACCACGTCCATCGGGACGAACG GTTCTTTCCCGATGCGGAAAAATTCGACCCGGACCGGTTCCTGCCGGAGCGCACGGAAAACCGACACCCGTACGCGTACATTCCGTTCAGTGCGGGGCCAAGAAACTGCATCGGGCAGAAGTTTGCCCTGCTCGAGGAGAAGAGTGTGGTGTCGTCGATTTTGCGCCGGTTCACCGTCAGATCGGCAAAGACGCGAAAGGAGCAGCTGATACAGCACGAGCTCATCACCCGACCGAAGGATGGCATTTTGCTGTACTTTGAGCCAAGGAGCTAG